A single window of Mycolicibacterium aurum DNA harbors:
- a CDS encoding dTDP-4-dehydrorhamnose 3,5-epimerase family protein produces the protein MSTRELAIPGAWEITPVVHADQRGAFFEWFTDREFTSIAGHGLDLRQANCSVSGAGVLRGVHFAQVPPGQAKYVTCARGSVVDVVVDIRVGSPTFGAWDAVTLDDSTHRSVYLSEGLGHAFLALEDDSTVIYLCSAGYDPAREHTISALDPALAIDWSALGWPGELILSDRDRDAPTLEQVRADGLLPSWE, from the coding sequence GTGAGCACCCGCGAGCTTGCGATCCCCGGCGCATGGGAGATCACCCCGGTCGTTCACGCCGATCAGCGGGGCGCATTCTTCGAGTGGTTCACCGACCGCGAGTTCACGTCCATCGCGGGGCACGGCCTGGATCTGCGGCAGGCCAACTGCTCGGTATCCGGCGCGGGTGTGCTCCGCGGCGTCCACTTCGCCCAGGTGCCACCCGGACAGGCCAAGTACGTGACCTGCGCCCGCGGTTCCGTCGTCGACGTGGTGGTCGACATCCGGGTCGGATCCCCGACATTCGGCGCATGGGACGCGGTGACGCTGGACGACAGCACGCACCGGTCGGTCTACCTGTCCGAGGGACTCGGGCACGCATTCCTTGCGCTGGAAGACGATTCGACGGTGATCTACCTGTGTTCGGCCGGCTACGACCCGGCGCGGGAGCACACCATCAGCGCCCTCGACCCGGCCCTGGCCATCGACTGGTCCGCGCTGGGTTGGCCCGGCGAGCTGATCCTGTCCGACCGCGACCGCGACGCGCCAACGCTGGAGCAGGTGCGCGCCGACGGGCTCCTTCCCAGCTGGGAGTAG
- the rfbB gene encoding dTDP-glucose 4,6-dehydratase, producing the protein MRLLVTGGAGFIGANFVASTVRDRPDVEVTVLDALTYAGSRESLAAVESAIRLVQGDITDAGVVTKLVAESDAVVHFAAETHVDNALADPEPFVRSNVIGTFTVLEAVRHASASHAVRLHHVSTDEVYGDLPLDEPSRFTESTPYNPSSPYSSTKAAADMLVRAWVRSYKVAATMSNCSNNYGPFQHVEKFIPRQITNVLTGRRPKLYGTGANVRDWIHVDDHNSAVWRILTDGAIGRTYLIGADGERDNLSVMRMILRLMDLPPDAFDHVTDRAGHDLRYAIDPTPLRDELGWRPAHTDFEAGLRDTICWYRDNESWWGPLKDQVEAKYEGRRQ; encoded by the coding sequence ATGCGACTGCTGGTAACCGGTGGCGCGGGGTTCATCGGCGCCAACTTCGTCGCGAGCACCGTGCGTGATCGCCCGGACGTCGAGGTGACGGTGCTCGATGCGTTGACCTACGCCGGTAGCCGGGAATCCCTGGCCGCTGTCGAGTCCGCAATCCGGCTGGTTCAGGGTGACATCACCGACGCCGGCGTCGTGACCAAGCTGGTGGCCGAGTCCGATGCGGTGGTGCACTTCGCGGCCGAGACGCACGTGGACAATGCCCTGGCCGACCCCGAGCCGTTCGTCCGCTCCAACGTCATCGGGACGTTCACCGTGCTGGAGGCGGTGCGGCACGCTTCTGCTTCACACGCCGTGCGCCTGCACCACGTGTCCACCGACGAGGTGTACGGCGATCTGCCGCTCGACGAGCCGTCCCGGTTCACCGAGTCGACCCCGTACAACCCGTCCAGCCCATACTCGTCGACGAAGGCCGCCGCCGACATGCTGGTGCGGGCGTGGGTGCGGTCCTACAAGGTCGCGGCGACCATGTCGAACTGCTCCAACAACTACGGCCCGTTCCAGCATGTGGAGAAGTTCATCCCGCGCCAGATCACCAACGTGCTGACCGGCCGGCGTCCCAAGCTGTACGGCACCGGAGCCAACGTGCGCGACTGGATCCACGTCGACGACCACAACAGCGCGGTGTGGCGGATCCTCACCGACGGCGCGATCGGTCGCACCTACCTGATCGGAGCAGACGGGGAACGGGACAACCTGTCGGTGATGCGGATGATCCTGCGGCTGATGGACCTTCCCCCAGACGCATTCGACCACGTCACCGACCGGGCCGGCCACGATCTGCGGTACGCCATCGACCCGACTCCGCTGCGCGACGAATTGGGCTGGCGGCCTGCCCACACCGACTTCGAGGCCGGGTTGCGGGACACGATCTGCTGGTATCGGGACAACGAATCATGGTGGGGCCCTTTGAAAGACCAGGTGGAGGCGAAGTACGAGGGGCGCAGGCAGTGA
- a CDS encoding Ig-like domain-containing protein, with translation MTSADSTPDADSGSESDESAEELETPSATLDSETPTLSDHSDSDRGEVEAEAEVDIPGSIDTSEPQPAEDDSPPRGAHTEVDLGAPEVATSPSADISTVVPTAASTAAISTPPTPPTPRAARLLKLFGETLPQQVAEGPASPRLKTFLLGILNSIYRKYEHFYLNGAPIADPKQLITRPERGVVIGALNATDPDGDELRYFVEQQGAFGRLTVDSNGIWTYERAANAPAGAYTDTVTVAVDDRGLTYSDVIAGFGFQPNRTVLKVLTEVPPLTSSPAPVTTAFLVSNQTSHWVNVTGYENPDFGDKLYNPPAVGTRIPPGGLQSFEMIYYFPIGGLSEAVYITSPQATFKVDFNVTIFGIPITSCNKTTSGGRAGSCSDPFIGVGNSVVIRE, from the coding sequence GTGACTTCCGCGGATTCCACACCTGACGCAGACAGCGGTTCCGAGAGTGACGAATCGGCCGAAGAGCTCGAAACACCCTCAGCAACACTTGATTCAGAGACACCGACGCTCTCGGATCACTCCGACTCGGATCGGGGCGAGGTGGAGGCAGAGGCCGAGGTGGACATACCCGGTTCCATCGACACCTCCGAACCTCAACCGGCAGAGGATGACTCACCACCTCGCGGCGCACATACCGAAGTGGACCTCGGTGCGCCCGAGGTCGCGACATCGCCAAGTGCCGATATCTCCACTGTGGTGCCGACGGCCGCCTCCACCGCCGCGATCTCAACGCCGCCGACGCCTCCCACCCCGCGTGCGGCCCGCCTGCTCAAACTGTTCGGCGAGACCCTGCCGCAACAGGTAGCCGAGGGTCCGGCCTCGCCGCGGCTCAAGACGTTCCTGCTGGGAATCCTGAACTCCATCTACCGCAAGTATGAACACTTCTACCTCAACGGTGCACCGATCGCTGATCCGAAGCAGTTGATCACCAGACCGGAGCGGGGGGTGGTGATCGGGGCCCTCAACGCCACCGACCCCGACGGGGACGAATTACGCTACTTCGTAGAACAACAAGGCGCTTTCGGCCGGCTCACGGTTGATTCCAACGGAATCTGGACATACGAACGAGCGGCGAACGCCCCGGCCGGGGCCTACACCGACACCGTCACCGTCGCCGTCGATGACCGCGGCCTCACTTACAGTGATGTGATAGCAGGCTTCGGGTTTCAACCCAACCGAACCGTGCTCAAAGTCCTGACCGAGGTGCCTCCGCTCACTTCCTCGCCCGCGCCGGTCACGACCGCATTTCTCGTCTCCAACCAGACCAGCCACTGGGTGAACGTCACCGGGTACGAAAACCCCGACTTCGGCGACAAGTTGTACAACCCTCCTGCCGTCGGGACGCGGATCCCGCCGGGCGGATTGCAGTCCTTCGAGATGATCTACTACTTCCCCATCGGGGGCCTGTCCGAAGCCGTCTACATCACGAGCCCTCAGGCAACCTTCAAGGTCGACTTCAACGTCACGATCTTCGGGATTCCGATTACCAGTTGCAACAAGACGACCAGTGGTGGTCGTGCGGGTTCGTGCAGCGACCCCTTCATCGGCGTCGGCAACTCCGTCGTGATCCGGGAGTGA
- a CDS encoding LpqN/LpqT family lipoprotein, with amino-acid sequence MRTSTATSVLAAAAVVVGLALTGCGSGGDDPPGTSAQASASSAEETTTEAGEATETSAAGADSQTVAEYLTAQGVTQTIVTRDDPAAPRLNLPMPPGWADVGGDTPQDAYGAIYLESAKDTPNPPAILARMARLEGGDFDPATILELSPNAVTRTPGWEGPAAGQPSTLGGFQASAIAGTAVLDGVPNFIARKTVVIPGPEVTYLLALDAQGPVEQQQALIDAMTVIDNETTIQP; translated from the coding sequence ATGCGCACATCGACGGCAACGAGCGTCCTCGCCGCAGCAGCGGTTGTCGTGGGCCTGGCCCTGACGGGCTGCGGGTCCGGCGGCGACGATCCGCCGGGCACTTCCGCGCAGGCGTCGGCGTCCTCGGCGGAGGAGACGACCACCGAGGCCGGCGAGGCCACCGAAACGAGCGCGGCGGGCGCCGACAGTCAGACGGTCGCGGAGTACCTGACCGCGCAGGGCGTCACCCAGACCATCGTCACGCGCGACGACCCTGCAGCTCCCAGGCTGAACCTCCCGATGCCGCCGGGCTGGGCCGATGTCGGCGGCGACACCCCGCAGGACGCCTACGGCGCCATCTACCTGGAGTCGGCGAAGGACACCCCCAACCCACCGGCCATCCTCGCCAGGATGGCGCGGCTGGAAGGCGGCGACTTCGACCCCGCCACGATCCTCGAGCTCTCGCCCAACGCGGTGACCCGGACGCCCGGCTGGGAAGGTCCCGCCGCTGGGCAGCCGAGCACACTGGGCGGGTTCCAGGCGTCGGCGATCGCGGGCACCGCGGTGCTCGACGGCGTACCGAACTTCATCGCCCGCAAGACCGTGGTGATCCCCGGCCCGGAGGTTACCTACCTGCTGGCCCTGGATGCGCAGGGACCGGTGGAGCAGCAACAGGCGCTCATCGACGCGATGACCGTCATCGACAACGAGACGACCATCCAGCCCTGA
- a CDS encoding FAD-dependent oxidoreductase: protein MTGPEHQPRKPVILTVDDDPAVSRAVARDLRRHYGEKYRIVRAESGPDALETLTELKLRGETVAVFVADYRMPQMSGIEFLEAAMDIFPMARRVLLTAYADTHAAIDAINVVDLDHYLLKPWDPPEEKLYPVIDALLEAWRSTGDRAIPHTKVIGHPWNARSSEVREFLARNRLYYTWFRSDEPKGAQLLEAAGQDGLTLPVVITEQGETLVDPTDTELAATLGLTTTPAEDFYDLVVIGGGPAGLAAAVYGASEGLKTVLIERTATGGQAGQSSRIENYLGFPDGLSGSQLAERARRQAEKFDAELITAAEVTKLEIDGVARTVHLSDGRTIGTRAVILAMGVEYRQLSAEGCDGLTGAGVYYGANASVAAECDDDEVYVIGGANSAGQAAMFLSRTAKAVNIVIRRTLEDSMSHYLIQQIRAQDNIKELPNTVVHAVKGDGHLEGICLENTKTGEREEFTCGRMFIFIGAEPRTEWLEGVVVRDDHGFILAGPDLRNISGWTLERPPHHLESSVPGVFVAGDVRADSAKRVAAAVGEGSMAVMLVHRYLAET from the coding sequence ATGACTGGACCAGAACACCAGCCCCGCAAGCCTGTGATCTTGACCGTCGACGACGACCCCGCGGTCTCGCGTGCCGTGGCCCGCGACCTTCGTCGGCACTACGGCGAGAAGTACCGCATCGTCCGAGCGGAGTCAGGCCCCGACGCGCTGGAGACGTTGACCGAACTCAAGTTGCGCGGCGAGACGGTGGCGGTGTTCGTCGCCGACTACCGGATGCCCCAGATGAGCGGAATCGAGTTCCTCGAAGCGGCGATGGACATCTTCCCGATGGCGCGCCGCGTGCTGCTCACCGCGTACGCCGACACCCACGCCGCGATCGACGCCATCAACGTCGTCGATCTGGATCACTACCTGCTCAAGCCGTGGGACCCGCCGGAGGAGAAGCTCTACCCGGTGATCGACGCGCTGCTGGAGGCGTGGCGCTCCACCGGTGACCGTGCGATCCCGCACACCAAGGTCATCGGGCATCCATGGAACGCGCGGTCGTCGGAGGTTCGCGAGTTCCTCGCGCGGAACCGCTTGTACTACACCTGGTTCCGATCCGATGAGCCCAAGGGCGCGCAGTTGCTGGAGGCGGCGGGCCAGGACGGCCTGACGCTGCCCGTGGTGATCACCGAGCAGGGCGAGACGCTGGTCGACCCCACCGACACCGAACTGGCCGCCACCCTGGGGCTGACCACCACGCCCGCCGAGGACTTCTACGACCTCGTGGTGATCGGTGGTGGACCCGCGGGTCTGGCCGCCGCGGTCTACGGAGCCTCCGAAGGCCTCAAGACCGTGCTCATCGAGCGCACCGCCACCGGCGGTCAGGCCGGGCAGAGTTCGCGCATCGAGAACTACCTGGGCTTCCCGGACGGTCTGTCGGGGTCGCAGCTGGCCGAGCGGGCCCGGAGGCAGGCCGAGAAGTTCGACGCCGAGCTGATCACGGCCGCCGAGGTCACCAAGCTGGAGATCGACGGCGTCGCCCGGACCGTGCATCTGTCCGACGGGCGCACGATCGGCACCCGCGCGGTGATCCTGGCGATGGGTGTCGAATACCGGCAGCTGTCGGCCGAGGGCTGTGACGGCCTGACAGGTGCCGGCGTGTACTACGGGGCCAACGCGTCGGTGGCCGCCGAGTGCGACGACGACGAGGTGTACGTCATCGGCGGCGCCAACTCGGCGGGCCAGGCCGCGATGTTCCTGTCGCGCACCGCCAAAGCGGTCAACATCGTCATCCGCCGCACGCTCGAAGACTCCATGTCGCACTACCTGATCCAGCAGATCAGGGCGCAGGACAACATCAAGGAGCTGCCGAACACGGTCGTGCACGCCGTGAAGGGTGACGGCCACCTGGAAGGCATCTGCCTGGAGAACACCAAGACCGGTGAGCGCGAGGAGTTCACCTGCGGACGGATGTTCATCTTCATCGGCGCCGAACCCCGCACCGAATGGCTGGAGGGTGTCGTCGTCCGCGACGACCACGGCTTCATCCTGGCGGGGCCGGACCTGCGCAACATCAGCGGATGGACGCTGGAGCGGCCGCCGCATCACCTCGAATCCAGCGTGCCCGGGGTGTTCGTCGCCGGCGATGTGCGCGCCGACTCGGCCAAGCGGGTGGCGGCAGCCGTCGGCGAAGGGTCGATGGCGGTGATGCTGGTGCACCGCTACCTGGCCGAGACGTAG
- a CDS encoding ATP-binding protein yields MGEKCLPDELRSLFLFEALTDDQLQTLCENGHIATFEPGPIHKEGEPATCFYVLIEGELVMSKRSGGVDIETNRTSQRGVYCGAWSAYIPGEEHLYQASVRVTRPSRFFVLDASAFAAFMQKEFPMAVHLLEGHMVGGLRQRQILGQREKLLALGQLSAGLTHQLNNPAGATARAVADLREGVGKMRHKLAMLADGKFTPAALKVLVSIQDEVAEQVAKSKSQELSALETSDREDQIGDWLEDHNISSAWDYAPTFVEAGLDVDWLERVEASIDDVDCSATLPGAIGWLKYTIDNELLMNQIAEASKRISALLAGAKQYSQMDRAPYQSADVHELLHSTLMMFGGKIGKDNPVKLVKEYDKTIPELLCYPGDLNQVWTNIIDNAIQAMNGHGTLSIRTAWEHESMVRVEISDDGPGIPEDIIERIFTPFFTTKPFGEGTGLGLDLAWRIVVEKHRGNLSVQSEPGKTTFIVCLPLEAPAPEQTADISGE; encoded by the coding sequence ATGGGTGAAAAGTGTCTGCCAGACGAACTGCGCAGCCTGTTCCTGTTCGAGGCGTTGACCGACGACCAGCTGCAGACACTCTGCGAGAACGGCCACATCGCGACCTTCGAACCCGGCCCGATCCACAAGGAGGGCGAGCCTGCGACGTGCTTTTACGTCCTCATCGAGGGCGAACTGGTGATGTCCAAGCGCTCCGGCGGCGTCGACATCGAAACCAACCGCACCTCGCAGCGCGGTGTGTACTGCGGCGCGTGGTCGGCCTACATCCCCGGTGAGGAGCACCTGTACCAGGCGTCGGTACGGGTGACGCGGCCGTCGCGGTTCTTCGTGCTCGACGCGTCCGCGTTCGCGGCGTTCATGCAGAAAGAGTTCCCGATGGCGGTGCACCTGCTTGAGGGGCACATGGTCGGCGGGCTGCGGCAGCGTCAGATCCTGGGCCAGCGGGAGAAGCTGCTGGCGCTGGGACAGCTGTCGGCGGGGCTGACCCATCAGCTGAACAACCCGGCGGGTGCCACGGCGCGCGCCGTCGCCGATCTGCGCGAGGGTGTCGGCAAGATGCGGCACAAGCTGGCCATGCTGGCCGACGGCAAGTTCACCCCCGCAGCGCTCAAGGTGCTGGTGAGCATCCAGGACGAGGTCGCCGAACAGGTGGCCAAGTCGAAGTCTCAGGAGCTGTCGGCGCTGGAGACCTCCGATCGGGAGGACCAGATCGGCGACTGGCTCGAAGACCACAACATCTCGTCGGCCTGGGACTACGCACCCACGTTCGTCGAGGCCGGCCTCGACGTGGACTGGCTGGAGCGGGTGGAGGCCTCGATCGACGACGTCGACTGCTCGGCCACGCTGCCGGGCGCGATCGGCTGGCTGAAGTACACGATCGACAACGAGCTGCTGATGAACCAGATCGCCGAGGCCAGCAAGCGGATCTCGGCGCTGCTGGCCGGGGCCAAGCAGTACTCCCAGATGGACCGCGCGCCCTACCAGAGTGCTGACGTGCACGAGCTGCTGCACAGCACGCTGATGATGTTCGGCGGCAAGATCGGCAAGGACAACCCGGTCAAGCTGGTCAAGGAGTACGACAAGACGATCCCCGAATTGCTCTGCTACCCCGGCGATCTCAACCAGGTGTGGACCAACATCATCGACAACGCCATTCAGGCGATGAACGGCCACGGCACGCTGTCGATCCGCACCGCATGGGAGCACGAGAGCATGGTCCGCGTCGAGATCAGCGACGACGGTCCCGGCATCCCCGAGGACATCATCGAGCGGATCTTCACGCCGTTCTTCACGACGAAGCCGTTCGGCGAGGGCACCGGTCTCGGGCTGGACCTGGCGTGGCGCATCGTCGTCGAGAAGCACCGCGGCAACCTGTCGGTGCAGTCGGAACCGGGCAAGACCACGTTCATCGTGTGCCTTCCGCTGGAGGCGCCGGCCCCGGAACAGACCGCTGACATCTCCGGTGAGTGA
- a CDS encoding dihydroxy-acid dehydratase produces the protein MSTPPGGLRSAKWFAGQNVPGFVHRSAMRASGFSRMAFEGRPIVGICNSWSEVVNCNMHFRGLADSVRRGVLAAGGFPLEFPTISLGEQLMKPTTMLFRNLMAMDVEESIRAYPFDAVVLLGGCDKTVPAQLMGAASADVPAIVLTGGPAAPAVFRGKQLGVGTDLWEYIDDVRAGRMSMADYEQLEAAAGPSRGHCPEMGTASTMATIVEGLGMTLPGTAAVPAMDSRRLQVAEECGARAVGLALEQLRPSHVLTAEAFDNAITLMLAVGGSTNAIVHLLAIAGRVGVPLSLDRFHELSARTPLVVNVRPAGQHLVEQVFHAGGIPAVMKSVESLLHTGALTVTGKTVSENLPPSPAADTTVIAPLSAPFQPAQGLAVVRGNLAPNGAVIKCSAATPELLTHRGPALVFENMKDLLARFDDPDLDVTADSVLVLRNAGPRGAPGMPEWGQLPIPTKLLKQGVTDMVRISDARMSGTAYGTCVLHVSPESAAGGPLSLLRDGDMITLDARAGKLDVALTDSQWAERQAECDRAAVPRPARGYAAMYVDRVLQADRGCDFDFLVGRSQNPADEPDAVFDGWVGGW, from the coding sequence GTGAGCACACCGCCGGGCGGCTTGCGCAGCGCCAAATGGTTTGCCGGACAGAACGTTCCCGGCTTCGTCCACCGCTCTGCCATGCGGGCGTCCGGGTTCTCCCGGATGGCGTTCGAGGGTCGCCCGATCGTCGGCATCTGCAACTCGTGGTCTGAGGTTGTGAACTGCAACATGCACTTTCGGGGCCTGGCGGACTCGGTGCGGCGCGGCGTGCTGGCGGCGGGCGGATTTCCGCTGGAGTTCCCCACCATCTCACTGGGTGAGCAGTTGATGAAGCCCACCACCATGTTGTTCCGCAATCTGATGGCGATGGATGTCGAGGAGTCGATCCGCGCCTACCCCTTCGACGCCGTGGTGCTGCTGGGTGGCTGCGACAAAACGGTGCCCGCGCAGCTGATGGGTGCCGCCAGCGCAGACGTTCCCGCGATCGTGCTGACCGGTGGGCCCGCCGCGCCTGCCGTCTTCCGGGGCAAGCAGCTCGGGGTCGGCACAGACCTGTGGGAGTACATCGACGACGTGCGGGCGGGCCGGATGTCGATGGCCGACTACGAGCAGTTGGAAGCCGCTGCCGGACCGTCGCGCGGGCATTGTCCGGAGATGGGCACCGCTTCCACGATGGCCACCATCGTCGAAGGCCTGGGCATGACACTGCCGGGCACCGCGGCGGTGCCCGCCATGGACTCACGCCGGCTCCAGGTGGCCGAGGAATGCGGCGCACGGGCCGTCGGCCTGGCCCTCGAGCAGCTCCGGCCGTCGCACGTCCTCACCGCCGAGGCCTTCGACAACGCCATCACGCTGATGCTTGCGGTGGGGGGCTCCACCAACGCGATCGTGCACCTGCTGGCCATCGCCGGCCGGGTGGGAGTGCCGTTGTCCCTGGACCGTTTCCACGAACTGTCCGCACGGACGCCGCTCGTGGTGAACGTCCGACCGGCCGGACAGCATCTCGTCGAGCAGGTCTTCCACGCCGGCGGAATCCCGGCGGTCATGAAGTCGGTGGAGTCCCTGCTGCACACCGGCGCTCTCACGGTCACCGGCAAGACCGTCTCGGAGAACCTGCCGCCGAGCCCGGCCGCGGACACCACGGTCATCGCGCCGCTGAGTGCGCCGTTCCAGCCGGCGCAGGGCCTGGCGGTGGTGCGCGGCAACCTCGCCCCCAACGGTGCGGTGATCAAGTGCAGCGCGGCCACTCCGGAACTGCTGACGCATCGTGGTCCTGCGTTGGTGTTCGAGAACATGAAAGATCTGCTGGCGCGCTTCGACGACCCCGATCTGGACGTCACCGCGGATTCGGTACTGGTGCTGCGCAACGCCGGCCCGCGCGGCGCGCCCGGAATGCCGGAATGGGGTCAGTTGCCGATCCCCACCAAGTTGCTCAAGCAGGGCGTCACCGACATGGTGCGGATATCCGATGCCCGGATGAGCGGAACCGCTTACGGGACATGCGTTCTGCACGTCAGCCCGGAGTCGGCAGCGGGAGGTCCGCTGAGCCTGCTGCGTGACGGTGACATGATCACCCTGGACGCCCGTGCGGGGAAACTCGATGTCGCACTGACGGACTCGCAGTGGGCGGAGCGACAGGCCGAATGCGATCGCGCCGCGGTGCCGCGCCCCGCGCGCGGGTACGCCGCCATGTACGTCGACCGGGTGTTGCAGGCCGACAGGGGCTGCGACTTCGACTTCCTCGTCGGGCGCTCGCAGAACCCGGCAGACGAACCAGACGCGGTCTTCGACGGCTGGGTGGGCGGCTGGTGA
- a CDS encoding LLM class F420-dependent oxidoreductase, producing the protein MTDTEGPSLKPAQGRFGVWTGSPVTPDQAVQIEKLGYGTVWVGASPAADLAFVEPILEKTETLQVATGIVNIWTADADEVAESYHRIEKAFPGRFLLGVGVGHPEHTQEYTKPYQALVEYLDKLDAAKVPTSRMVIAALGPKVLQLSAQRSAGAHPYLTTPVHTGQARELLGPTVFLAPEHKVVLTNDADRAREIGRKTVDFYLGLSNYVNNWKRLGFTDEDLTRPGSDRFIDAVVAYGSPEEIAERVSEHLAAGADHVAIQVLGGDDELISTLEELAGPLGIAD; encoded by the coding sequence ATGACCGACACCGAAGGACCGTCGCTGAAGCCCGCCCAGGGGCGTTTCGGGGTGTGGACCGGTTCGCCGGTGACACCCGATCAGGCCGTGCAGATCGAGAAGTTGGGCTACGGCACCGTGTGGGTGGGCGCCTCCCCCGCGGCCGACCTGGCGTTCGTCGAACCGATCCTGGAGAAGACGGAGACACTCCAGGTGGCGACCGGCATCGTCAACATCTGGACCGCGGACGCGGACGAGGTCGCGGAGTCCTATCACCGGATCGAGAAGGCGTTCCCCGGGCGGTTCCTGCTCGGGGTCGGCGTCGGACATCCCGAGCACACCCAGGAGTACACCAAGCCCTATCAGGCGCTGGTGGAGTATCTCGACAAGTTGGACGCGGCCAAGGTACCCACCAGCCGCATGGTTATCGCCGCGCTGGGACCCAAGGTGCTGCAGTTGTCCGCCCAGCGCAGCGCCGGCGCACACCCGTATCTGACCACCCCGGTACATACCGGTCAGGCCCGCGAATTGCTGGGCCCGACAGTCTTTCTCGCGCCCGAGCACAAGGTGGTGCTGACCAACGACGCCGACAGGGCGCGCGAGATCGGCCGCAAGACGGTCGACTTCTATCTCGGCCTGTCGAACTACGTGAACAACTGGAAGCGGCTCGGGTTCACCGACGAGGACCTGACGCGCCCCGGCAGCGACCGCTTCATCGACGCGGTCGTCGCGTACGGGTCGCCCGAGGAGATCGCAGAGCGGGTGAGCGAGCACCTGGCGGCAGGCGCCGACCATGTCGCGATCCAGGTGCTCGGCGGGGACGACGAACTGATCTCCACGCTGGAAGAACTGGCAGGCCCGCTCGGGATCGCCGACTGA
- a CDS encoding LLM class F420-dependent oxidoreductase has protein sequence MSDAAVKDTKPDLGTFGSFGLKVTPQQATDIEALGYGAVWVGGSPAAELDWVEPLLAATTTLQVATGIVNIWTAAAGPVAESFHRIEAAHPGRFLLGVGVGHPEAHQEYVKPIDALTGYLDKLDEYGVPRGRRVVAALGPRVLKLSAARSAGAHPYLTTPEHTARARELIGPEALLAPEHKVVLTTDPERAREVGRRALDVYLNLANYLNSWKRLGFSDQDVAKPGSDRLVDAVVAYGSVDAIAARLSEHLDAGADHVPVQVLTGSEKLVPALAELAGPLGLQTKEQT, from the coding sequence GTGAGTGACGCTGCGGTGAAGGACACGAAGCCCGATCTGGGCACCTTCGGATCGTTCGGCCTCAAGGTCACCCCGCAGCAGGCCACCGACATCGAGGCGCTGGGTTACGGCGCCGTGTGGGTGGGCGGGTCGCCTGCCGCAGAGCTCGACTGGGTCGAGCCGCTCCTGGCCGCCACCACGACGCTGCAGGTGGCCACCGGGATCGTCAACATCTGGACCGCGGCGGCCGGTCCGGTCGCCGAATCGTTCCACCGCATCGAGGCGGCGCACCCCGGCCGGTTCCTCCTCGGTGTCGGGGTCGGCCACCCCGAGGCCCATCAGGAGTACGTGAAGCCGATCGACGCGCTCACCGGCTATCTGGACAAGCTCGACGAGTACGGGGTGCCGCGCGGCCGACGTGTCGTCGCCGCACTGGGACCCAGGGTGCTGAAGTTGTCGGCGGCACGCTCGGCGGGGGCGCATCCGTACCTGACCACGCCGGAGCACACCGCCCGCGCCCGGGAACTGATCGGCCCCGAGGCGCTTCTGGCTCCCGAACACAAGGTGGTACTGACGACCGATCCCGAGCGCGCACGGGAAGTGGGCCGGCGCGCACTGGACGTCTATCTCAACCTGGCCAACTATCTCAACAGCTGGAAGCGTCTCGGGTTCAGTGATCAAGACGTGGCGAAACCGGGTAGTGACCGACTGGTGGACGCCGTTGTCGCGTATGGCAGCGTCGACGCCATCGCGGCCCGGCTCTCCGAGCACCTCGACGCCGGCGCCGACCACGTGCCGGTGCAGGTGCTGACCGGCTCCGAAAAGCTGGTGCCGGCATTGGCCGAGCTGGCCGGGCCGTTGGGCCTGCAGACGAAGGAGCAGACATGA